Sequence from the uncultured Bacteroides sp. genome:
TTCTTACTTATTTCCCTTGCAACCTTCAATGTAGGTTCACTCTTTCCTGAGAGATATTCGCTAATACGTGACGGGCTAACGTTTAAAAGCTCAGAAAGTTTGTTTTGATTAATCCTCATTTCATACATACGAAGTTTAATTACCTCCATCAATGAAGGCTTTTGAATGGGATAATGCTCATCGTCATAATCTGCTACAAGATTTGAAAGGAGTTCCAGCTCTATCCATTCCCCTTTATATTGAAAACATAATGTTGATTACCTACGCTGTCAACACTACTGAATGTTTCTTTTACATCTGCAGCGCATAACCAGTCAGCTCTGTTTGTTTTATCAAACCATTCTTCGAGCGCTATTTCGGCATCTGCATGCTTTTTATAGAAGATAACCAAAGATCGGTGTGCGATATCATAATATTTAGTATTTAATACAAATGTAGAAATGTTATTCTGGATTTCAAAATAATATTTTATTTTTTAGAATTTTATAATTAAAACATCTGATTATTAAATATATAATAGTGGATAGTAACGAATGAGAAGACTAAATAAAAATGAAAAGAGAAACCGAATTGTATTTCAGTTTCTCTTTTCTCATTTTATTCCCAGCGCTCTTTCAAAACATCAAAAACCGGACATTCTTTTACACGCTCCCAGGGGTCAACAATTCCGTTATAATTCTTGTCCGGACTTAAATCCCTGTGCCCCACAACCTTGCTGCCTGGAAACTGTTTCAATAACTTGCTTACCAGGGTGTGAAGCGCTATTTGCTGCGACAGGGTACGGGTATCTGCCGGTTTGGAGTTGGCATCTAAGCCGCCTTCGTAGCAGATACCGATGGATTTGGCATTGTATCCGCGGGCATGGGCACCTACCTCGTCGAGTGGACGCATGGGTTCCACCCGTCCGCTTTTGCGAATGTAGTAATGATAGCCCCACGAACTGAAGCCCATTACCTTGTGTGCCGAATTGATGTCTTGTGCCGTTACGTCTCTGTCTGCTCGTGTTGCCGAACAATGAATCACTATCAAATTAATTTCTCTCATACTCTTTTCTGTTGTTTGCCTTGTTTCTACAAAAGTCGTTCTTATTTATTCTGCTCTCTCTAATTCCGGCATTGCCTTACATTGGTGATTGCCGTTATTTTGGAAATAGTAAAATGCCGTAAACTTGTTTTGTTGCTTCTGAAGATCAGTGTTTTATACGGTATAATGCCGTAAAGTTCCAATTTAGCGAGTGCTGCTATTCCTCTTTTTCGTAATTCCGGCATTGCTTTGTATTGGTAGTTGCCGTTATTTCAGAAACCACAAAATGCGGGAAAACCTCTTCTGAAAGAAGCTTTCCCCGCTTTGTTATTGCCTGTCCTTGCAACCGGTTACTGCACATTGCGCTTTTAGTGCGGTGTTTAGTTGGGCGTTGAGGGTGATAATCTCCTGATACATCTGCCGTACCTTTTCCGATAGCTCGAAATAATCCGTTTCAAACTTCGTGATTTGCTCCATCAGGTAGTCGAACTGACTTTTCACCAGATCGGTGAACTCTTGAACCTGCTTGGCGTCCTTCTTTCTCAGAAAAGGAAGTACCACTTGCAGTATGTTTACTATGCCGTCTATGATTTTCATTTTTCCGTTTTGTTTATTGATTTACTTTGTTTATTTGATTGGGTGGGAGAGCACTGTAGGGCTTTAAGCAACTTCGCTGCCGGGAGTAATTATTTCACGGCAACGAAGAACTTTACCTAAGCTTCTTTGACTGATTCCATGTGTGTAGATACCAATCTAGCTTTACTATGCAACTGCTTACCTATGCCCCGGTAACAGGAGCGGTAGAGGCTTTGGTTTTCACCGGAAGCTTGGCTACTTGCGAGTAGATCAGCGTCTTTTGCATATTGGTGAGCAACTTACCCGGACGGAAGGCGATCTTTGCCCCACGAATCATGGATGAGTTATACTCTTCTTCCTTCTCGGCACCGTTGCTGCTTAGTCCCACCTGGAAGCTGCCGAAGTTGCCCAGACGGATAATCTGACCTTTAGACAAACCTTGCTTCATCGACTCGAGCACACTCTCCAGCACTGCCGATACGTCCGCTTTGGTTACAGTACATCTTCCGTTTACATCTTCGCAAAGCGAATCAAAATCTACCTCACCATATGCTTGCGCATGTGCGTAATACTTGCCTGGTAAACTCATTTTAGCCGGATTCTTTCTCATTACAACTGAATACTTTACACTCATTTTTCTTTGTTTTTTTATGGTTAATACTTTGGTGGAGTGAGCTCTTATCTCCTTTTGTTAACACTACAAAGATAGCCTGTGAGGCATGTAGCAAAACAGGGAAATGCATTGGGTTGCATTTAAGTGAATTACTTACAATTATACAGCATTATATTGCTGTTAATTCTTTGAAAAGAGAGCAATTTTTAGTAAATTTACGGTATGAACAACGAGTAAAAAAAGATAAAATGGAAGAAGAATTCAGAATACGTACTTACACAAAGGCCGAGTTGGCACACCTTTACAATCCCTGCATGACCATTCCCAGTGCATTGCGCACACTTTCCAAGTGGATTACGGGCAACAGAGCCCTTGCCACTCAGCTATCTACGCTGGAGTATAATCATCGCAGCCGCATATATACCCCGAAGCAGGTGAAGGTTATTGTAGAACATTTGGGCGAACCGTAAACATATATGAGACAAATTAGCTATTTTTGTAGATTATAAAATAAAAGAATATGAAAAAGTTATTTTTAATCGCAATGGTTTTTGCATCCATGATGCTATCTACCAGTGAATTACATGCGCAGACTGCTCAGTCCGATCTTAATCAGATAGAACTTCACAAGCAGCATTTGGGTACCTGGAAGTCGGAATACAATGACACTACGGAGGTTTATGTTTATACTCCTTACGGAAAAAGTGGTATGCAAGCCAGCTTTAAGAAGACCTATAAAGGAAAAATCCTGTTTCAGTGCCATCAGCTGTGGGGATATGATAAGCATAGCAACAGAATGATGGTAATGCAGTTTGAAAAGACTTCTCCAAATGCTACTATCTTTCTGAGTAATTTCCCTTCTAAGAACGTAAACGAAATAAT
This genomic interval carries:
- a CDS encoding N-acetylmuramoyl-L-alanine amidase, with product MREINLIVIHCSATRADRDVTAQDINSAHKVMGFSSWGYHYYIRKSGRVEPMRPLDEVGAHARGYNAKSIGICYEGGLDANSKPADTRTLSQQIALHTLVSKLLKQFPGSKVVGHRDLSPDKNYNGIVDPWERVKECPVFDVLKERWE
- a CDS encoding HU family DNA-binding protein produces the protein MSVKYSVVMRKNPAKMSLPGKYYAHAQAYGEVDFDSLCEDVNGRCTVTKADVSAVLESVLESMKQGLSKGQIIRLGNFGSFQVGLSSNGAEKEEEYNSSMIRGAKIAFRPGKLLTNMQKTLIYSQVAKLPVKTKASTAPVTGA
- a CDS encoding type II toxin-antitoxin system HigB family toxin, which gives rise to MVIFYKKHADAEIALEEWFDKTNRADWLCAADVKETFSSVDSVGNQHYVFNIKGNG
- a CDS encoding DUF4248 domain-containing protein — protein: MKREQFLVNLRYEQRVKKDKMEEEFRIRTYTKAELAHLYNPCMTIPSALRTLSKWITGNRALATQLSTLEYNHRSRIYTPKQVKVIVEHLGEP